From a region of the Solanum stenotomum isolate F172 chromosome 2, ASM1918654v1, whole genome shotgun sequence genome:
- the LOC125854843 gene encoding ATP-dependent 6-phosphofructokinase 6-like produces the protein MGSLVDSVAVHNLKKKIVMGDNGYVLEDVPHLSDYIPSLPTYPNPLKKNPSYSVVNQYFVDKDDTVAQNIVVRKNSSRGIHFRRAGPSQNVYFKPDDVNACIVTCGGLCPGLNTVIRELVCGLYSMYGVRRVMGIDGGYRGFYSKNTIPLTPKVVNDIHKRGGTILGSSRGGHVTKKIVDSIQDRGINQVYIIGGDGTQKGASVLFEEITRRGLNVAVVGIPKTIDNDIPVIDKSFGFDSAVEEAQRAISAAHVEATSFENGIGVVKLMGRNSGFIAMYASLATRDVDCCLIPESHYYLEGRGGVFEYIEQRLKENGHMVIAVAEGAGQDDEQVDVGLWISKKIKEHFSKEKKMMINLKYIDPTYMIRAIASNASDNVYCTLVAQSAVHGAMAGYTGFTVGPVNNTHAYIPFDRITEKQNKVDITDMMWAQLLSSTNQPSFLSTTRSADIIEANKDEEPLIQLSDGETNQPSFLTTRVIIEANKNEEPPTQLSDGETNP, from the coding sequence ATGGGATCATTGGTTGATAGTGTTGCAGTgcataatttgaaaaagaagatTGTGATGGGTGACAATGGTTATGTTCTTGAAGACGTTCCTCATTTGTCTGATTATATTCCTAGTCTTCCTACGTATCCTAATCCATTGAAGAAAAATCCTTCCTATTCAGTCGTTAATCAGTATTTTGTCGATAAAGATGATACAGTTGCTCAAAACATTGTTGTCCGCAAGAATAGTTCAAGAGGGATACATTTTCGTCGAGCTGGTCCTTCCCAAAACGTTTATTTTAAGCCGGATGATGTTAATGCATGTATTGTAACATGTGGAGGTTTATGCCCTGGTCTCAATACAGTTATCAGGGAATTAGTATGTGGCCTATACTCTATGTATGGTGTAAGAAGAGTGATGGGGATAGATGGAGGATATCGAGGTTTCTATTCCAAAAACACGATTCCTTTGACACCTAAGGTTGTGAATGATATCCATAAACGTGGTGGAACGATTCTTGGGTCATCTCGAGGAGGTCATGTTACAAAGAAAATAGTTGATAGCATTCAGGATCGGGGTATCAATCAGGTTTATATAATTGGAGGAGATGGAACACAGAAAGGAGCATCGGTGTTATTTGAGGAAATTACAAGGCGTGGTCTGAATGTTGCAGTTGTTGGAATACCCAAGACAATCGATAATGATATACCAGTTATTGACAAgtcttttggttttgattcCGCGGTTGAGGAAGCTCAACGTGCTATTAGTGCTGCTCATGTTGAAGCTACCAGTTTTGAGAATGGAATTGGGGTTGTGAAGTTAATGGGACGGAATAGTGGGTTCATAGCGATGTATGCTAGTCTTGCTACTCGAGATGTTGATTGTTGTTTGATTCCAGAATCTCATTACTATCTTGAAGGACGTGGTGGAGTGTTTGAGTATATAGAACAAAGGCTGAAAGAGAATGGACACATGGTTATAGCTGTAGCTGAAGGTGCCGGACAAGATGATGAGCAAGTTGATGTTGGTTTATGGATATCGAAAAAGATAAAGGAGCATTTTTcgaaagaaaagaagatgatgatcAATCTTAAATATATAGATCCGACATACATGATTCGGGCTATTGCAAGTAATGCATCTGACAATGTGTATTGCACTCTTGTTGCTCAAAGCGCGGTACATGGAGCAATGGCTGGGTACACAGGCTTTACGGTTGGTCCTGTCAACAACACACATGCTTACATACCCTTTGATAGGATCACTGAGAAGCAAAACAAGGTTGACATTACGGACATGATGTGGGCGCAACTTCTATCTTCAACCAATCAACCTAGCTTCTTGTCAACAACGAGATCAGCCGATATAATTGAAGCTAACAAGGATGAAGAACCACTTATTCAATTATCAGATGGAGAAACAAATCAACCTAGCTTCTTGACAACCAGAGTTATAATCGAAGCAAACAAGAACGAAGAACCACCTACTCAATTGTCAGATGGAGAAACAAATCCTTGA